The Thalassotalea sediminis genome includes the window CTTTAACCCCCTAGCTAGCTCTTGATGTTCTTCACTCGTCACCATTGGCATAACACGTGAAATTGATCCTTCAATGTCAACGGCGGGGAAATGTCCGCTATCGGCAAGTTCACGAGATAATACAATATGGCCATCAAGTATCGCCCGCGCGGCATCTGCAATTGGATCTTGTAGATCATCACCTTCAGTTAACACAGTAAAAAATGCTGTGATAGCACCTTGACCATCACCACCATTACCAGCACGTTCAACAAGTTGAGGTAACTTTGAAAAAACTGATGGTGGATAACCTTTCGTTGCGGGCGGTTCTCCAACAGCAAGCGCTATTTCACGTTGCGCTTGTGCATAACGGGTGATTGAATCAATGAGTAACAGTACGTTCAACCCTTGATCTCGAAAATATTCAGCTATCTGTACAGCTGTTTCACAGCCTTTTAAACGCATCAGTGGCGAATTATCAGCTGGGGCCGCAACAACCACTGAACGTTGACGCCCTTCTTCACCTAAAATTTCTTCTATAAACTCTTTAACTTCACGACCACGTTCGCCGACTAACCCGACTACGATAACATCCGCTGTCGTTCCTCGTGTCATCATGCCAAGCAATACACTTTTACCTACGCCTGAACCCGCGAATAATCCCATTCGCTGTCCCTGACCTACTGTAATAAAGCTATTAATTGAACGGACACCAACATCTAAAGGTTCAGTGATTGCTCTGCGAGCGAGAGGGTTGATAGGCTTAGATGTATAATTTGCGTCTTTATCTGCTTTAATAGGGCCCCTACCATCTAATGGTTTTCCAACACCATCAATAACGCGACCAAGCAAATCCATCGATAAAGGTAAACGTGCTTTGGTTGCTAAAGGAACCACTCGAGCACCCGGTAAGACGCCTTGTAAACTTTGCTCAGGCATTAAGTAGGTAATCTCATTAGCAAAGCCAACGACTTCCGCAATTAAGTCGCCTTGTGCCGTTTCAACTAAGCATTGACTACCAACTTGCGCCTTAACACCGACAGCTTCAAGTGTTAAACCAACAACTCGCACTAATTTACCAGCAACAGAAATCGGCTGCCGTTGTGCAAATTGTAAGCTGTTAGTTAACCTCTGGGTAATGCCTTCTACATCAATCATCAAATATTTGACACTCTAGCCAAGAACAATTACTGGTGAAGAGCATCCTGCAAGAACGATTCCAACACATCAGTGAGTCTTGTTTTAACAGACAAATCAATATTTGATGTATTGTTTTCAATCTGGCAACTGCCTCTAGGTAATTGTGGTGACGGCAGTAATCGCCAGCCATGTTCTTCTATATATTTTTTGGTGAATTGATGCTCAACTAATGCGATATCTTCTGGGTTTAATAAGATTTGTGTTTGCGCGTCTTGGCTAGGAAGTGCTTTTATCCCCCTAGTTATTGCGTCATACAAAATTTCGGGGTTGGTTTTAGCCTCTTGATAAGTCACAGCTTCTGTCAACTGCACAACTAATTGTAATAACTGTTGTTCAACATTTTTTTCCACCGCCTTCAAAGGCTGATGAAGCTGCTCTGTTAATGCCTGCCATTGGTTAGCTAATTCATCGATTGTTGCTTGGCCTTCACTTAATCCTTTTTCAATACCTTCGATATGGCCCGCCTTTGTCCCTTCTTCATGACCCGCTTTTTGACCTTCTTCAAAGCCCGTAGTAAAGCCTTCTTCTTTTCCCTGATTGAAGCCTTCTTGATAAGCAGCTTGACGAATTTCTTCAATGTCTTCAGCCGTTAATGGCTGAACTTCTTCTTCAATCTCTTCAGGAGGTTCGTATCGCCATGTAGGCTTTTTACCTAATGCATTTGTCGGCAGTGTGCTTTCGTCAAAATCTTGCTCTACTGAAGGATAAGGCCAAACATCAGAGTCAGATGCCTGCTCCGATTTAATGATGTTCTCTTCACAATGTACGCCGGAAAAATTTTTCATGCTTTTACAACTTATTAAGCCTCAAAAACGTTATAAGAATTCATCACCGCCACCAGCGCCGCCAAGCATAATTTCACCTGCATCTGATAAGCGTCTAGCAACCGATAAAATTTCTTTTTGTGCTGCTTCAACTTCACTTATGCGCACAGGTCCCATAGCTTCGAGATCATCTACCATCATTTCAGCAGCACGTTTTGACATGTTAGACATGATCTTCTCTTTCAGTGTATCGTCAGCACCTTTAATCGCTTTCATTAATGCATCTTGCTGTACTTCACGTAAAATTGCTTGGATACCACGATCATCCACATCGGCAAGGTTTTCAAAGACAAACATAAGATCTTGAATTTGTTGACTCATCTCTTCGTCATGCTCACGAATTGAATCCATCAACACACCTTCAATATTAGTGTCTAGATAGTTCATGATATCAGCTGCTGCTTTCAAGCCGCCCATTTTCGCTGCTTGAGCCCCGGCTTGACCAGCAAATTGTTTCTCCATAATTTCATTCAATTCTTGCAGAGCTGCTGGCTGTACTTCTTCAAGGTTTGCGATACGCATCATTAAATCTAATCGCGTTTTCTCAGCAAACTGCCCCATTATCTCCGCTGACTGTTCAGGTTCAAGGTAAGATAGAACAATGGTCTGAATTTGAGGATGTTCATTACGAATAATATTCGCCACTTGCTTAGAGTCCATCCACTTGAGGGAATCCAAGCCTTTTGCACCACCACCCATCACAATTTGGTCAATTAAATTGCCAGCTTTATCTTCACCTAATGCAGCCGTTAATGCTTTACGTACAAACTCCTCACTTTGGAACCCAATCGTACTAAAGTTTTGAATTTCATTGATAAATAACTTATGAACTGCAGTAATTTTTTCTTGAGTAAAATCTTCCATTGCAGCCATGACCATGCCCACTTGTTGCACTTGCTTTGGCTCTAAGTGTTTTAGTATTTGTGCTGCATCTTCTTCAGACAAGCTCAATAATAAAATTGCTGCTTTTTCTGCGCCGTCAAGTTTATCGACATCAAACCCTTGCGGTACAGCTGCTAGTTCTTGTGCTTCATCACTCATCTTCAATCAACCAACTTTTCACAACTTGAGAGGACAACTCTGGTTCATTAGCTACCAGAGCACGTACGGCTTTTAGAATATCTTCGTCGCGGTGTAGATCTGGTAATTGTAGACTACCATCCGGTGCAAAACCAACTGCACCTGCATCAAAATCCGCTGCTAACATATCCATTGTTTCATCGCCTAAGTCTACATGACTATCAAGTGACTTATCACCATAATCTTCCGGTGTTTGGTCTGGGTAAATCAAACGTTTCAACATAGGTCTTACAACAGATAATATCAGAATAATGATAACAACCGCACCTAACGATAGTTTAAGAATTTTTAAAAACCATGCCTCTTGATAAAAAGGTACCGCTACTTCTTCTTCTACTTCCATGCGTGAAAACGGTAAAGTCACTACTTCTAAGGCATCGCCACGTTGCAAATCAAAGCCTATACTGCCTTGAAGTAGTCGACGGATATTCGCAAGTTCTTCAACGCTTCTAGGTGTTTGTACTGTTTCTCCATTAGCGTTAGTTGAGTTGTTATAGTCAAGTGCGACTGAAACACTAATACGACGAATAACACCTGTTTGTTGCTTGGTGTAACTAATAGACTCATCTAATTCAAAGTTCTTGGTTGATTCTGAATGTTTCCTACTTGGTGTAGAACGCTGACTATTAGTACCTGTCGCATTTTCAGGAATATTGGCATCCAATGGTGGCTGGTTAGTCAATGCGCCAGGAATACCACCAAGCGTGCCACCGATGGAAGTTTCTTCAACTTTCATTTCACTGCGAAGTGCAGGTAAATCTGGGTTATAACGACGCTGTGTTTCTTCAGAATTTGTAAAGTCCATGGTCACATCGACTTGAGCGGTATAATTACCTAAGCCAACAACAGGGATCATTATCGTGTCAATTTTATCCATGTACTCTTGCTCACGTTTTTGCTCAATTTCAAACTCTTTACGTGAACGAGATGAAATTGAATCTTGCGAACCAGAATTAAGTAGTCGACCATTTTGATCAGTAACTGTAACGCGGTTAGGTGTTAAGTTTTGAACAGCTGATGCAACAATATCAACAATTGAATCAACCTCTTCTTCAGATAATAAGCGACCTTTTCTTAACGTTACTACCACGGTAGCTGAAGGTGATTTTTCTCGTTTAGCAAAGACATTGTCTCTCGGAATTGCGAGTAATACTTTTGCACGACTAACGGTTTGTAGCTCTTGAATGGTACGTGCAAGTTGTTGTTCACGAGAATGTTTTAATCGTTCACTTTCAAGGCGTTGACTAACACCAAAGCCCATGTCTTGCATTATAATTTCTTCACGTGCATTTGGTTCTTCAGTAAGTCCTTCACGTGCAAGCAGCAATTTAATTTCTTGATATCGATCGGCAGGTACAGAGATAGTATTGTTTTCTTGGATATAATCTTCAACACCATTGGCATCTAGAAAATCCATCGTTTTGATCAACTGGTCTGTTGGCAACTTAGTTAAATAACGGTATTCAGGTTGATTCGCCCACATAATAACGAAAACAGCAATTGCCAAACAAATTGCCAATGCCATGATCAGTGTCACTTGACGAAGCACGTCTACGTTGCCCATAGCCGCAGCCAAGCCTGATTTTTGCTCCTCGATATTATCGTTTGCATTATCAGAGGCTACAAGATCACTACCACCATCTGTTGTTGCCATTGCTGTACTTGTTGTATCTGCCACTTTAGATTCTCCGCTCAACTACTATTACGCGCACATTGCTCTTTACTGTGTTATTTAAACAGGCATACTCATAATTTCTTTATATGCTTCGACAAATTTGTTTCTCACTTGCACTGTCGCTTCAAATGCAACGCTTGCTTTTGACGCAGAGATCATTGTATCTGCCAACGTGACGCTACGATCACCAAGTTCAAAACGTGTGCGTTTATCACCTGCTTCTTGCTGAATATCGTTGACTGTATTCACGGCTTGTTTAAGCATAGAACCAAAGTCGCTTTGTGAAGTATTTACCGGCGCAACCTCAGAACTAATAATATTATCGTTCTTGATTGTTGAAGCGCGGTTACCCATCGCTTCAAGCTGCATATTCTGCATTTGTGCGTATAAGGAGTTACTTTTGATATCCATGGCATTCTCGCTAGTGTCAAACTTTTGATAAATGAGTTATTACTAGGATTAATGCAACCTTGATGCCACAATAATAATAAAAGTTTAATGGTTTTTTATTTTTTAAAATCAGTTAGATAGAGGTAAACACCGAGCTCTGTGTGGAACAAAACAGAGTTCGGTGTTTATTGAAAGGGATTTTTTAAGCGGGAATTTGAATACCACTATCACGCATTTTTGCGATTTTATAACGAAGGGTTCTTGGGCTAATACCTAATTTTTCAGCGACCGCTTTACGGCTGCCATGACATGCTTGCAATGTGTCTAAAATAATTTGATGTTCTTGCATTTTAAGTTCATTACCAAGTTTATCTTCAGTGGCCATACCCGATGAGACTTCATTAATGACCGGCGTTTCAAAATTTTCAATTAATAAATCAGCAGCATCTATTACGCCATCACTATGCAAAATGAGTGCGCGCTGTACTACATTATCAAGCTCTCTTACATTACCAGGCCATTGATAAGCTTTAAGCTTGCTACACGCTGCCGCGGTAAATTCAGGTAATGGCTGCTGTTCTTTTTCACAGACTCGTGAAACTAAGTGATTTGCTAACGGGACAATATCATCACTTCGCTCAGCTAGCGGTAACCAATTTAGCGGAAAGACATTTAAACGATAATAAAGGTCTTCTCTAAAAATCCCTTCATTTACGGCTTCTTTTAAGTCTCTATTACTCGTAGCGATCACACGAACATCTAACTTGATCGTTTTACGCCCTGCTAAGCGTTCAACTTCTCTCTCTTGTAGAACACGTAAGATTTTAGCTTGTAAGCCTAAGTCCATTTCGGTGATCTCATCTAATAGAATGGTACCACCTTGCGCTTGTTCAAATTTACCCGGACAAGCTTGAATTGCACCGGTAAAAGCACCTTTTTCATAACCAAACAAAGTAGCTTCTAGCATATTTTCAGGGATCGCGGCACAATTAATAGCGACAAATGGTTTATTCGCTCTCGCTGAATGTCCATGAACATACTGTGCGAGTACCTCTTTACCTGAGCCACTAGGGCCTAACACCATAACAGATGCATCTGTAGAGGCGACTTTCTTTGCTAGCGTTAACAACTCTTTACTTTTCACGTCGGCAACGACAGGCTCAAAGCTTTCACTTTTCATGATTGGTAAATATTGGTTGACCATATTTAATAGCACTTCTGGCGCAAACGGCTTCGCCATGTAATTACAAGCACCATCTTTAATCGCTTGTACTGCATCATCAATAGTGCCATACGCGGTCATAATCAAAACAGGCATTTTGGCAAAGGATGTCTTAATGTTTTTAAGTAAACTTAATCCCGACATGCCTGGCATTTGTACGTCACTGACAACAAGATCAATGTGATGATTTTTTAACTGTAGTAATGCTGATTCTCCGGAGTCTGCTTCTATGCATTGGTAGCCTGCTAACTTTAAGGTATCAACTAATGCTTCGCGTAAACCTGCATCATCTTCTACAACTAATATTTTACTTTGACTCATCGCTACTCTCCTGATGTGAAGCTAACGACTCGTTACCAGTTTCATTTGGCAACAAGGGTAAAGAAATAACGAAATGCGCACCTTCTGCTGGCTTACTGATAAGGTGTACTTCGCCTTGATGTGCATTTGCAACAGACTTAACAACGGCGAGCCCTAAACCAGTACCTTGGCTACGCGATGTATAAAACGGTTCAAATATTTTTGAGGCTATATCAGCATCAATGCCACAACCGTTATCTTTAACGCTGATATAGGCTTTACCGCCTTGGCTGTAACACGCTATATTAATTTTTGCTTGCGTCTCTATAACTTCTAAACTGTTATGTACTAAATTTTGAATAGCACCCGTCAGTGCCGTTTCATTGCCAAGAATATGACAGTCATCTGGGCAATATTGAATATCTACCGAAGCTTTTGCTTCTTCAATCAGCGCTTCAATACCATGTATTGATGATTTGACAATCGCGTTTACCGACAACGCCTCAACGACTTGTTGTTGACCGCTTTTGGCAAATAACAACATATCGTTAACGGTTTGCTCTAGATCCGATAAGCGAGACATAAGCTTATCTTGAAAGCTATTTCGCTCGTCAGTTTGTAAGTGTTTACTTTTTAAATTAGCACCATAAAGTATTGCTGCTGAAAGCGGGGTACGGATTTGGTGCGCAAGTTTAGACACCATTTGCCCTAGCGAAGATAAGCGTTGTAATTGACTCAACTTATCTTGCAACAGGCGTGTCTCTGTTAGATCGGTGATCATGATCAACTGACCAGGTTGGTCAACTAACGCGGTAATTTCTAACTTAACGCGTCGCCCGTCTTTTAAGGAAACTTCATGCCAATCGTCTGCGCGAGGCTTAAACGACCTTCTAATCACATCAAACCAAGGATGCCCTAATATTGGCTCTTCTAATAATTGACTGGCAATTTTATTCATTTTAACAACAATACCATCGCCATCTAGCATGATCATACCGGTTGGCATAACGTCAATTAGCTTTTCGAGTTGATTAGATTGTTGTCGTAAAAGCGCTAGCTCACCTACATAGGATTCAGTAGCAAGCTTTTCTTGATTAGCAATGAATGGCTGCTCAGCAAAAGGAAAGACCTTCTGCTGATACATAGTAGAACTTGTTTGATTTGCAACGACTACAACCATAATACACTTCTCGAATAACTGTAATATTCAAGAAAAAGCATTTATTATGCCAACTGTAACAAGGTTGTTTAACCGTATGATTTATTAACAAATTATAGGCAGTCAATAATTTGTCAATCGGGTGGTGATCTTATTTTAAAGGATTGTCAATTACACAAAATACTATGTAAATTAGCGACGTTAATCATCGCTTTTTTGTAAACTGTATTTACGCATCTTTTCAACTAAGGTCGTTCTGCGCATGCCTAATAACTCAGCTGAACGAGCGACAACCCAATCATTTTTATCGAGTGATTGCGTAATCAATGCAACTTCGAGATCCGCTAAATATTCTTTTAAATTTAAGCCTTCTTCAGGTAACACATTCACTTGCTTAGTATCATCAGTTTCAAAGCCTTCACTAAAGTCATCATCTATGTCTTCATCGTCTTCAAAGCCAGCAAACAACTCGTTAATGGCTTCACGCTCTTGCAATTCTTCTGGATACTCTGGATTATACTCTTCTGCATCAATGTGACGATAGCGAAACGGTAATTCTGTCACATCCACTACTTGCTCGTTGTACATAATGATCATGCGTTCTATTAGGTTTGATAATTCTCTTACATTGCCTGCCCAGGCATGTTCTTGTAAGGAGGCAATGGCACGTTCCGTAAAACGCACTGATTGGCCTTGTTCATGTTCGAAACGTGACATCAATTCTTTTAATAATAAGGGTATGTCTTCTTTGCGATCGCGTAATGCAGGTGTTTCAATCGGAAATACATTTAATCGGTAATACAGATCTTCACGAAAATCATTAGTTTTGATCATCTCTTCAAGGTTCTGATGCGTGGCCGCTATCACGCGTACATTCGCTTTTATGCTTTTCGCACCACCAACACGTTCAAAGGTTCTTTCCTGAAGCACACGTAACAATTTAACCTGCATTGGATGTGGCATATCGCCTATTTCATCAAGAAAGAGTGTGCCACCTTCGGCAAGTTCAAACCGTCCTTTTCTTGTTGATATCGCGCCAGTGAACGCCCCCTTTTCATGACCAAATAATTCACTTTCAAGTAAATCAGGCGGAATAGCACCACAATTTACTGGAACAAACGGAGCCTTACTACGATCGGACAAATTATGAATATTACGCGCAACAACCTCTTTACCTGTGCCCGATTCACCGAGTATTAATACGTTGGCTTGTGTACTCGCTACTTGCTCAATCAAAAAGCGAACATGTTGCATTGGTTCGCTTACACCGACAAGCGAACGGAATAAAGCTGAGTTTCCAGCACTCTTTATTTTATGATTAGGTAATTTGTTATGATATTGATGACAGTGATGAATCATCTCTGTCAGTTGTGCATAGTTCAATGGCGTATTTACGTTGCCAATTACATTCATAAAATTAGCGAGTTTTTGGTTATCAAGCACATCATGCAAAAGAAATGGGCAAGTAGGATGCTTTTTGACAAGTTCAACGATGGTATCGCTAATCTCACCACAAAGGATCACCGTTAAGGTATTTTGTTGACGTGGTAAAACATCAATTATTTCATCTTGTGCATAACACTCGTAATGTTCGCCAACGAATGCCAATATCGTAGCAAGTTGCTCAGCGCGCGCTACGTCATTATCAACCACAAGAATATGTTTTTGACCTTGCATAATCCTTTGATAACCTTTGTTTTTAAAACGATTCAGCTATGATTGTAGCGAGGATTCATGATTATTCAACAAAATTTTGACACATTAGCGTCATAACTTTGACTTTGCCGCGCTTTATTTTGTGGTAGTTACTGGTGTTGACGTGCAAATTTAACAAATAACGCGTAACATTTTGCTTATATTGAGTAATGGCGTGTTATTTGCTTTGGTTACAAATAGATAAGTTCATTGTAATTAACGCATCATATATTGATTAGCAGAGGCGATAAAATGGAAATAAACGACAGTTTTTTAACTTCTCAATTTGGCGA containing:
- the fliI gene encoding flagellar protein export ATPase FliI, coding for MIDVEGITQRLTNSLQFAQRQPISVAGKLVRVVGLTLEAVGVKAQVGSQCLVETAQGDLIAEVVGFANEITYLMPEQSLQGVLPGARVVPLATKARLPLSMDLLGRVIDGVGKPLDGRGPIKADKDANYTSKPINPLARRAITEPLDVGVRSINSFITVGQGQRMGLFAGSGVGKSVLLGMMTRGTTADVIVVGLVGERGREVKEFIEEILGEEGRQRSVVVAAPADNSPLMRLKGCETAVQIAEYFRDQGLNVLLLIDSITRYAQAQREIALAVGEPPATKGYPPSVFSKLPQLVERAGNGGDGQGAITAFFTVLTEGDDLQDPIADAARAILDGHIVLSRELADSGHFPAVDIEGSISRVMPMVTSEEHQELARGLKQFYSLYQQNKDLISIGAYSKGTDPRIDQAIQLLPVINFFLQQKMTEIVPYDQSLEQLQEVIGAAQAHAQQQNTANQE
- the fliE gene encoding flagellar hook-basal body complex protein FliE, yielding MDIKSNSLYAQMQNMQLEAMGNRASTIKNDNIISSEVAPVNTSQSDFGSMLKQAVNTVNDIQQEAGDKRTRFELGDRSVTLADTMISASKASVAFEATVQVRNKFVEAYKEIMSMPV
- a CDS encoding sigma-54 dependent transcriptional regulator; this encodes MQGQKHILVVDNDVARAEQLATILAFVGEHYECYAQDEIIDVLPRQQNTLTVILCGEISDTIVELVKKHPTCPFLLHDVLDNQKLANFMNVIGNVNTPLNYAQLTEMIHHCHQYHNKLPNHKIKSAGNSALFRSLVGVSEPMQHVRFLIEQVASTQANVLILGESGTGKEVVARNIHNLSDRSKAPFVPVNCGAIPPDLLESELFGHEKGAFTGAISTRKGRFELAEGGTLFLDEIGDMPHPMQVKLLRVLQERTFERVGGAKSIKANVRVIAATHQNLEEMIKTNDFREDLYYRLNVFPIETPALRDRKEDIPLLLKELMSRFEHEQGQSVRFTERAIASLQEHAWAGNVRELSNLIERMIIMYNEQVVDVTELPFRYRHIDAEEYNPEYPEELQEREAINELFAGFEDDEDIDDDFSEGFETDDTKQVNVLPEEGLNLKEYLADLEVALITQSLDKNDWVVARSAELLGMRRTTLVEKMRKYSLQKSDD
- the fliG gene encoding flagellar motor switch protein FliG; this encodes MSDEAQELAAVPQGFDVDKLDGAEKAAILLLSLSEEDAAQILKHLEPKQVQQVGMVMAAMEDFTQEKITAVHKLFINEIQNFSTIGFQSEEFVRKALTAALGEDKAGNLIDQIVMGGGAKGLDSLKWMDSKQVANIIRNEHPQIQTIVLSYLEPEQSAEIMGQFAEKTRLDLMMRIANLEEVQPAALQELNEIMEKQFAGQAGAQAAKMGGLKAAADIMNYLDTNIEGVLMDSIREHDEEMSQQIQDLMFVFENLADVDDRGIQAILREVQQDALMKAIKGADDTLKEKIMSNMSKRAAEMMVDDLEAMGPVRISEVEAAQKEILSVARRLSDAGEIMLGGAGGGDEFL
- the fliF gene encoding flagellar basal-body MS-ring/collar protein FliF; amino-acid sequence: MATTDGGSDLVASDNANDNIEEQKSGLAAAMGNVDVLRQVTLIMALAICLAIAVFVIMWANQPEYRYLTKLPTDQLIKTMDFLDANGVEDYIQENNTISVPADRYQEIKLLLAREGLTEEPNAREEIIMQDMGFGVSQRLESERLKHSREQQLARTIQELQTVSRAKVLLAIPRDNVFAKREKSPSATVVVTLRKGRLLSEEEVDSIVDIVASAVQNLTPNRVTVTDQNGRLLNSGSQDSISSRSRKEFEIEQKREQEYMDKIDTIMIPVVGLGNYTAQVDVTMDFTNSEETQRRYNPDLPALRSEMKVEETSIGGTLGGIPGALTNQPPLDANIPENATGTNSQRSTPSRKHSESTKNFELDESISYTKQQTGVIRRISVSVALDYNNSTNANGETVQTPRSVEELANIRRLLQGSIGFDLQRGDALEVVTLPFSRMEVEEEVAVPFYQEAWFLKILKLSLGAVVIIILILSVVRPMLKRLIYPDQTPEDYGDKSLDSHVDLGDETMDMLAADFDAGAVGFAPDGSLQLPDLHRDEDILKAVRALVANEPELSSQVVKSWLIEDE
- a CDS encoding sensor histidine kinase, whose protein sequence is MYQQKVFPFAEQPFIANQEKLATESYVGELALLRQQSNQLEKLIDVMPTGMIMLDGDGIVVKMNKIASQLLEEPILGHPWFDVIRRSFKPRADDWHEVSLKDGRRVKLEITALVDQPGQLIMITDLTETRLLQDKLSQLQRLSSLGQMVSKLAHQIRTPLSAAILYGANLKSKHLQTDERNSFQDKLMSRLSDLEQTVNDMLLFAKSGQQQVVEALSVNAIVKSSIHGIEALIEEAKASVDIQYCPDDCHILGNETALTGAIQNLVHNSLEVIETQAKINIACYSQGGKAYISVKDNGCGIDADIASKIFEPFYTSRSQGTGLGLAVVKSVANAHQGEVHLISKPAEGAHFVISLPLLPNETGNESLASHQESSDESK
- a CDS encoding sigma-54-dependent transcriptional regulator, with translation MSQSKILVVEDDAGLREALVDTLKLAGYQCIEADSGESALLQLKNHHIDLVVSDVQMPGMSGLSLLKNIKTSFAKMPVLIMTAYGTIDDAVQAIKDGACNYMAKPFAPEVLLNMVNQYLPIMKSESFEPVVADVKSKELLTLAKKVASTDASVMVLGPSGSGKEVLAQYVHGHSARANKPFVAINCAAIPENMLEATLFGYEKGAFTGAIQACPGKFEQAQGGTILLDEITEMDLGLQAKILRVLQEREVERLAGRKTIKLDVRVIATSNRDLKEAVNEGIFREDLYYRLNVFPLNWLPLAERSDDIVPLANHLVSRVCEKEQQPLPEFTAAACSKLKAYQWPGNVRELDNVVQRALILHSDGVIDAADLLIENFETPVINEVSSGMATEDKLGNELKMQEHQIILDTLQACHGSRKAVAEKLGISPRTLRYKIAKMRDSGIQIPA
- the fliH gene encoding flagellar assembly protein FliH — protein: MKNFSGVHCEENIIKSEQASDSDVWPYPSVEQDFDESTLPTNALGKKPTWRYEPPEEIEEEVQPLTAEDIEEIRQAAYQEGFNQGKEEGFTTGFEEGQKAGHEEGTKAGHIEGIEKGLSEGQATIDELANQWQALTEQLHQPLKAVEKNVEQQLLQLVVQLTEAVTYQEAKTNPEILYDAITRGIKALPSQDAQTQILLNPEDIALVEHQFTKKYIEEHGWRLLPSPQLPRGSCQIENNTSNIDLSVKTRLTDVLESFLQDALHQ